From one Paeniglutamicibacter psychrophenolicus genomic stretch:
- the pheT gene encoding phenylalanine--tRNA ligase subunit beta, with amino-acid sequence MRIPLSWLREYAQVPADASAEDVMAELVKVGLEEEDVHRPTDEISGPIVVGQVLSIVKEEQTNGKTINWCQVRVVPEGAEQTLTHEGIDPSGVQGIICGAHNFVEGDKVVVTLPGAVLPGDFKISARQTYGHLSAGMIASVRELGIGDDHDGILVLSRIGLDPELGADAMELLGLYDQAAEINVTPDRSYAFSIRGVAREFAHATNTPFTDPASLVTVDAATGPGHPVKLKDTAGIYGKDGCDRFVTRTITNVNPALPTPPWMASRLSLAGMRSISLVVDISNYVMLELGQPLHFYDADKLTGAITVRRANAGETLVTLDAKERKLHVEDLLITDESGAIGIAGVMGGASTEVSATTSTVLIEAAHFEPITIARSRRRHKLPSEASKRFERGVDWKIADVAAQRAVDLLVQLAGGTATTLVTDEGTAPEPVVIELPAGFASALIGIDYTKEQVTWSLGEIGAQIEEIEGGYRVTAPTWRPDLATKQDLVEEIARLVGYDLIPATLPTAPPGRGYSRVQSQRRRVVQSLADAGLTEVLSYPFVTKAQNNTFGAPEAGEVPAVKLNNPMSSEFGFMRTSILPGLLGIARRNHGRGFRDLALYEAGQVFLPGETLGTASVPPLGVRPSDAELDALYNGLPHQPTHLAAVLTGHDSPVAATHVPRVYDWADALDVAKLVGDVLGVEVVVSQGSHQAFHPGRTAALALRNGTHVGYAGELHPKLLAELDLPERTVAMEINADELFEAAADVIVAKELSTFPISTQDVALVVDSAVVASDVLETLREGAGELLEDIALFDVYSGTGIEDGKKSLAFGLRFRATDRTLTADEASEARAAAVALAAERFGAVQR; translated from the coding sequence ATGCGTATTCCCCTTTCATGGCTGCGCGAATACGCGCAGGTACCGGCCGATGCCTCGGCCGAAGACGTCATGGCCGAACTGGTCAAGGTGGGACTCGAGGAAGAGGACGTGCACCGTCCCACCGACGAGATCTCCGGCCCGATCGTGGTCGGCCAGGTGCTCTCCATCGTCAAGGAAGAGCAGACCAACGGCAAGACCATCAACTGGTGCCAGGTCCGCGTCGTGCCCGAGGGTGCCGAACAGACCCTGACCCACGAGGGCATCGACCCCTCCGGCGTGCAGGGCATCATCTGCGGTGCGCACAACTTCGTGGAGGGCGACAAGGTTGTTGTCACGCTTCCCGGGGCAGTACTGCCAGGTGACTTCAAGATCAGCGCCCGGCAGACCTACGGCCACCTCTCGGCAGGCATGATCGCCTCCGTGCGCGAACTTGGTATTGGCGATGACCACGACGGCATCTTGGTTCTCTCCCGCATCGGTCTCGACCCCGAACTGGGCGCCGACGCGATGGAACTGCTGGGTCTCTACGACCAGGCCGCCGAAATCAACGTCACTCCGGACCGCTCCTACGCGTTCTCGATCCGCGGCGTGGCCCGCGAATTCGCGCACGCCACCAACACGCCCTTCACGGATCCGGCGTCGCTGGTCACCGTGGATGCGGCCACCGGCCCCGGCCACCCGGTCAAGCTCAAGGACACCGCGGGCATCTACGGCAAGGACGGCTGCGACAGGTTTGTCACCCGCACCATCACCAACGTGAACCCGGCACTGCCGACCCCGCCGTGGATGGCCAGCCGCCTGAGCCTGGCCGGCATGCGCTCGATCTCCCTGGTCGTGGACATCTCCAACTACGTGATGCTCGAACTCGGCCAGCCGCTGCACTTCTACGACGCGGACAAGCTGACCGGGGCCATCACGGTGCGCCGCGCCAACGCCGGGGAAACCCTGGTGACGCTGGACGCCAAGGAACGCAAGCTGCACGTCGAGGACCTGTTGATCACCGACGAGTCCGGTGCCATCGGCATCGCCGGTGTCATGGGAGGGGCGTCCACCGAGGTGTCCGCGACGACCTCCACCGTGCTGATCGAGGCCGCGCACTTCGAACCGATCACCATCGCCCGTTCGCGCCGCCGCCACAAGCTGCCCTCCGAGGCCTCGAAGCGCTTCGAGCGCGGCGTGGACTGGAAGATCGCCGACGTGGCTGCCCAGCGCGCAGTGGACCTGCTGGTCCAGCTGGCCGGCGGCACCGCCACCACGCTGGTCACCGACGAGGGCACCGCCCCGGAACCCGTCGTGATCGAGCTGCCGGCCGGGTTCGCCTCGGCGCTGATCGGCATCGACTACACGAAAGAGCAGGTCACCTGGTCCCTGGGCGAGATCGGGGCGCAGATCGAGGAGATCGAGGGCGGCTACCGCGTCACCGCGCCGACCTGGCGCCCGGACCTGGCCACCAAGCAGGACCTGGTCGAGGAAATCGCCCGCCTGGTCGGCTACGACCTGATCCCGGCCACGCTGCCCACGGCCCCTCCGGGCCGCGGCTACTCCCGCGTGCAGTCCCAGCGCCGCCGCGTGGTGCAGTCCCTGGCCGACGCCGGGCTGACCGAGGTGTTGTCCTACCCGTTCGTCACCAAGGCGCAGAACAACACCTTCGGTGCCCCGGAGGCCGGCGAGGTTCCGGCGGTGAAGCTGAACAACCCGATGTCCAGCGAATTCGGCTTCATGCGCACCTCGATCCTGCCGGGCCTGCTGGGCATTGCCCGGCGCAACCACGGCCGCGGCTTCCGCGACCTGGCCCTGTACGAGGCCGGCCAGGTGTTCCTGCCGGGCGAAACCCTTGGCACCGCATCGGTTCCGCCGCTGGGTGTCCGTCCCTCCGATGCGGAACTGGACGCACTGTACAACGGGCTGCCGCACCAGCCCACGCACCTTGCCGCGGTGCTGACCGGGCATGATTCGCCGGTTGCGGCCACGCATGTCCCGCGTGTCTACGACTGGGCGGACGCCCTGGACGTGGCCAAGCTGGTCGGCGACGTGCTGGGCGTGGAGGTCGTGGTTTCGCAGGGTTCGCACCAGGCGTTCCACCCGGGCCGCACCGCGGCCCTGGCGCTGCGCAACGGCACGCACGTGGGCTATGCCGGCGAGCTGCACCCGAAGCTGCTGGCCGAGCTGGATTTGCCGGAGCGCACCGTGGCCATGGAAATCAACGCGGACGAGCTTTTCGAGGCCGCCGCCGACGTGATCGTGGCCAAGGAACTCTCCACCTTCCCGATCTCCACGCAGGACGTCGCGCTGGTCGTTGACTCGGCCGTGGTGGCCTCGGACGTGCTTGAGACCCTGCGCGAGGGCGCCGGCGAGCTGCTCGAGGACATTGCGCTTTTCGACGTGTACTCCGGCACCGGCATCGAGGACGGCAAGAAGTCGTTGGCCTTCGGCCTG
- the pheS gene encoding phenylalanine--tRNA ligase subunit alpha, with protein MSEPTNPEKDVTDAHSPDVPHPTDEAGINLVVQAALAAFAAAGNLDGLKAARLAHTGEKAPLSLANREIGRLDKSEKAVAGKLMGASRGRVNKALAERTVVLEAEDAARILVEETVDVTAAPRRRRAGARHPLSTLQDRVSDIFVGMGWEIAEGPEVESEWFNFDALNFAPDHPAREMQDTFFIDPVDSHLLLRTHTSPVQVRSMLEREVPIYVLCPGRVYRTDELDATHTPVFHQFEGLAIDKNLTMADLRGTLEHFARQMFGEDASIRLRPNFFPFTEPSAELDIWHPGAKGGAQWIEWGGCGMVNPNVLRAAGIDPEEYSGFAFGMGVERTLMFRNEVPDMHDMIEGDIRFSEHFGMEI; from the coding sequence ATGTCTGAACCCACGAATCCGGAAAAGGACGTCACGGACGCCCACAGCCCGGACGTCCCGCACCCCACCGACGAGGCCGGCATCAATCTTGTGGTGCAGGCGGCGCTGGCCGCCTTCGCCGCGGCAGGCAACCTGGATGGGCTCAAGGCCGCACGCCTGGCCCACACCGGGGAGAAGGCTCCGCTGTCGCTGGCCAACCGCGAAATCGGCCGCCTCGACAAGTCCGAGAAGGCCGTTGCCGGCAAGCTCATGGGTGCCTCCCGAGGCCGGGTCAACAAGGCCCTGGCCGAGCGCACCGTGGTGCTTGAGGCCGAGGACGCCGCCCGCATCCTGGTGGAGGAAACCGTTGACGTCACCGCCGCGCCGCGCCGCCGCCGCGCCGGGGCACGCCACCCGCTGTCCACGCTGCAGGACCGCGTCTCGGACATCTTCGTGGGCATGGGCTGGGAAATCGCCGAGGGCCCCGAGGTCGAATCCGAGTGGTTCAACTTCGATGCCCTGAACTTCGCCCCGGACCACCCGGCCCGCGAAATGCAGGACACCTTCTTCATCGACCCCGTCGACTCGCATCTGTTGCTGCGCACCCACACCTCACCGGTGCAGGTCCGTTCGATGCTCGAGCGCGAGGTGCCGATCTACGTGTTGTGCCCGGGACGGGTCTACCGCACCGACGAGCTTGACGCCACGCACACCCCGGTCTTCCACCAGTTCGAGGGCCTGGCCATCGACAAGAACCTGACCATGGCCGATTTGCGCGGCACCCTGGAGCACTTTGCCCGGCAGATGTTCGGCGAGGACGCCTCCATCCGCCTGCGCCCGAACTTCTTCCCGTTCACCGAGCCCTCCGCCGAGCTGGACATCTGGCACCCGGGCGCCAAGGGCGGGGCGCAATGGATCGAGTGGGGCGGCTGCGGCATGGTCAACCCCAACGTGCTGCGTGCCGCGGGCATCGACCCGGAGGAATACTCCGGGTTCGCCTTCGGCATGGGCGTGGAGCGGACCCTGATGTTCCGCAACGAGGTCCCCGACATGCACGACATGATCGAGGGCGATATCCGCTTCAGCGAGCACTTCGGGATGGAGATCTAA
- a CDS encoding penicillin-binding transpeptidase domain-containing protein, protein MSRVLRTFALPAAALLMIGSLGACSAPPSPNATAESLAASLQSLDLGAVPLAGTDAATATAELAEALKPLGSIDHKVTLESVTEDEGSADPKTATATYNNVWDVDSSDTDWTYQSSAKLELDAETKTWLVRYDPSIAVPGLEAGQYVARASTPAARGEILGNKDQTLVTDRPVLRIGINKESIDEAQWESSAKKVAKLLELDAAPYAQRVAAAGPRAFVVAITLRDDADRTVTDAQLDAIPGVLAQPDSLPLAPSRNFARAILGSVGEATAEIVADSKGAVTAGEQVGLSGLQKAYQDTLAGTKGYSINIYDKDKREVSTLVSREAVDGKDLKTTLDRDLQKSAESLLADSASDSALVAVRPSDGAILAAASGPASNAQNTALLGKYAPGSTFKVITALAMLRSGDTPKTTVKCPATMTVDGKAFKNYDGYPSSALGSIPLSEALAQSCNTVFLQGASKVKAPALADAAASLGLNLSPSTGAASFLGSVPDDSTGTELAANGIGQGIVEASALGMATVAASVQNAATVFPRLVTSPEPEAAPKPKKPLTSAEAKELAGMMAQVVDHGTLKDLKLGSKTIGKSGTAEYDAERNAHAWVIAARGDLAVAVFVGDGSGGAQTAGPILANFLSAIQ, encoded by the coding sequence ATGTCGCGAGTTCTTCGAACCTTTGCCCTGCCTGCCGCCGCCCTGTTGATGATCGGCTCGCTGGGTGCCTGCTCCGCACCTCCGTCACCGAACGCCACCGCCGAGTCGCTGGCCGCCTCCCTGCAGTCCCTGGATCTGGGCGCCGTCCCGCTGGCCGGGACCGACGCGGCCACGGCCACCGCGGAGCTGGCCGAGGCCCTGAAGCCGCTGGGGTCCATCGACCACAAGGTCACCCTGGAATCGGTCACCGAGGACGAGGGATCCGCTGACCCGAAGACCGCCACCGCCACCTACAACAACGTGTGGGACGTCGATTCCTCCGACACCGACTGGACCTACCAGAGCAGCGCGAAGCTTGAGCTCGACGCGGAAACCAAGACCTGGCTGGTGCGCTACGACCCGTCCATCGCGGTGCCCGGGCTCGAGGCCGGCCAATACGTGGCCCGCGCATCCACCCCGGCGGCGCGCGGGGAGATCCTGGGCAACAAGGACCAAACCCTGGTGACCGACCGACCGGTGCTGCGCATCGGGATCAACAAGGAATCCATCGACGAGGCGCAGTGGGAGAGCTCGGCGAAGAAGGTCGCGAAACTGCTGGAGCTCGACGCCGCCCCCTACGCGCAGCGCGTGGCCGCCGCCGGGCCGAGGGCCTTCGTCGTGGCCATCACGCTGCGCGACGATGCGGACCGCACCGTCACCGATGCACAACTCGACGCCATCCCCGGGGTCCTGGCACAACCCGATTCCCTGCCGCTGGCACCCAGCAGGAACTTTGCCCGGGCCATCCTGGGCTCGGTGGGCGAGGCAACGGCGGAAATCGTTGCCGATTCCAAGGGAGCGGTCACTGCCGGGGAACAGGTCGGGCTCTCCGGATTGCAAAAGGCCTACCAGGACACGCTGGCCGGAACCAAGGGCTACAGCATCAACATCTACGACAAGGACAAGCGCGAGGTCTCAACCCTGGTGTCCCGCGAGGCGGTTGACGGCAAGGACCTGAAAACCACGCTCGATCGCGACCTGCAGAAATCGGCCGAGTCGCTGCTGGCCGATTCGGCCTCCGACAGCGCCCTGGTCGCGGTGCGGCCCTCCGACGGGGCCATCCTGGCCGCGGCATCCGGCCCCGCATCCAACGCCCAGAACACCGCGTTGCTGGGCAAGTACGCCCCCGGTTCCACGTTCAAGGTCATCACCGCGCTGGCCATGCTGCGCTCCGGGGACACCCCCAAGACCACCGTCAAGTGCCCCGCCACCATGACCGTGGACGGCAAGGCGTTCAAGAACTATGACGGCTACCCCTCCAGCGCGCTGGGCAGCATCCCGCTGTCCGAGGCACTGGCGCAATCCTGCAACACCGTCTTCCTGCAAGGCGCCTCGAAGGTCAAGGCCCCGGCGCTGGCCGACGCCGCGGCCTCCCTGGGACTGAACCTGAGCCCCTCGACCGGGGCCGCATCCTTCCTGGGCTCGGTGCCGGACGACTCGACCGGGACCGAGCTGGCGGCCAACGGCATCGGCCAGGGCATCGTAGAGGCCTCGGCGCTGGGCATGGCAACGGTTGCCGCCTCGGTCCAGAACGCCGCCACCGTCTTCCCCCGCCTGGTCACCAGCCCCGAACCCGAGGCTGCACCCAAGCCCAAGAAGCCGTTGACGTCGGCCGAGGCCAAGGAGCTGGCCGGCATGATGGCCCAGGTCGTGGACCACGGAACGCTGAAGGACCTCAAGCTCGGATCCAAGACCATCGGCAAGAGCGGCACCGCCGAATACGATGCCGAGCGCAACGCCCACGCCTGGGTCATCGCTGCCCGGGGCGACCTGGCCGTGGCGGTATTCGTGGGCGACGGCAGCGGAGGCGCGCAAACGGCCGGCCCGATCCTTGCCAATTTCCTTTCGGCGATCCAATAG
- a CDS encoding LppM family (lipo)protein: protein MKKIVSVIGVMVALVLSLTGCMKMDVDLVVSSPEKASLNMVMAFDKKVVGDASVGEVLAQMGTTEAEIFKNFPEEATKTPYDQDGFKGYRFTINDKSLTEMGDLSGQLGPKVNIEFRGGQYYFSAQGLAGGDTSTLTESTMSVTFPGEVVSASSGAQIDGNTVSFDMRNSAGALTAVAKAKDNTPLYLSLGFGVLALLGAVVAVATMRRTEATAHENA, encoded by the coding sequence ATGAAGAAGATCGTATCCGTCATTGGTGTGATGGTGGCACTGGTGTTGAGCCTGACCGGTTGCATGAAGATGGATGTGGATCTGGTGGTTTCGAGCCCGGAGAAGGCATCGCTGAACATGGTGATGGCCTTCGACAAGAAGGTTGTCGGCGACGCCAGCGTCGGCGAGGTCCTGGCCCAGATGGGGACCACCGAGGCAGAGATCTTCAAGAACTTCCCCGAGGAAGCCACGAAGACCCCCTACGACCAGGACGGCTTCAAGGGCTACCGCTTCACGATCAATGACAAGTCCCTGACCGAGATGGGCGATCTTTCCGGCCAGCTCGGCCCGAAGGTCAACATCGAATTCCGCGGCGGCCAGTACTACTTCTCCGCCCAGGGCCTGGCAGGCGGCGACACCTCGACGCTGACCGAATCCACGATGAGCGTGACCTTCCCGGGCGAGGTCGTCAGTGCCAGCAGCGGCGCGCAGATCGACGGCAACACCGTCAGCTTCGACATGCGCAACTCCGCCGGCGCGCTGACCGCGGTGGCCAAAGCGAAGGACAACACCCCGCTGTACCTCTCGCTGGGCTTCGGCGTCCTGGCCCTGCTGGGTGCCGTCGTTGCCGTGGCCACGATGCGCCGCACCGAGGCAACCGCGCACGAGAACGCCTAA
- a CDS encoding eCIS core domain-containing protein, whose translation MNTWVRTREVANWLNLSTISGMALAFAARCPVVRGERGILLARNYTPALPRAGAFTVGNVVFFRAPPHGPKPDPRLLAHEEAHSTQYALCLGLPFLPLYFAAAGYSWLRTSDPASRNIFERAAGLQAGGYREVPVRKLAPVLAAQLRRVLRTGPETPPAASTGGTTA comes from the coding sequence ATGAACACCTGGGTGCGCACACGCGAGGTGGCCAACTGGCTGAACCTGAGCACGATCAGCGGAATGGCGCTGGCATTTGCCGCCCGCTGCCCCGTCGTACGCGGTGAACGCGGAATCCTCCTTGCCAGGAACTACACCCCCGCATTGCCCCGGGCCGGGGCCTTCACGGTGGGCAACGTCGTCTTCTTCCGCGCCCCGCCCCACGGCCCGAAGCCCGACCCACGGCTGCTGGCACATGAGGAAGCACACAGCACCCAATACGCCCTGTGCCTGGGGCTGCCGTTCCTTCCGCTGTACTTCGCGGCGGCCGGATACTCGTGGTTGCGCACCTCGGATCCGGCTTCGCGGAACATCTTTGAACGCGCCGCGGGCCTGCAGGCCGGCGGCTACCGCGAGGTCCCGGTGCGCAAGCTAGCACCCGTGCTCGCCGCTCAGCTGCGCAGGGTCCTTCGAACGGGCCCTGAAACGCCCCCGGCCGCATCCACAGGAGGAACCACCGCATGA
- a CDS encoding SIMPL domain-containing protein gives MSTAPSITVTGTASAPAVPDIMAISLSVTSHHVQAAEAFALASVCAGAVIAAVGSADPEAELSTTGITLTARTSWRNEEAVLLGYDAETTIEATNLAVDAVSRVLSAAVGAGGDALRIHSLRAEVSDPAAALETARELAFADARAKAEHLSLLAGARLGAALKVRESAHEPALPLQRAKAVAMAASSMPVVAGRRDLSVALEVTWELLSVGQPGTGV, from the coding sequence ATGAGTACCGCACCCTCGATCACCGTCACGGGAACCGCATCCGCCCCTGCCGTGCCCGACATCATGGCCATCTCCCTGTCCGTCACCTCGCACCATGTGCAGGCGGCCGAGGCCTTCGCGCTGGCCTCGGTCTGCGCCGGCGCGGTCATCGCCGCGGTGGGATCCGCGGACCCGGAGGCGGAGCTGTCGACCACGGGGATCACGCTGACGGCGCGCACCAGCTGGCGCAACGAGGAAGCCGTGCTGCTGGGCTACGATGCCGAAACCACCATCGAGGCCACGAACCTGGCGGTGGATGCGGTGTCCAGAGTGCTCTCCGCCGCGGTCGGGGCCGGAGGGGACGCGCTGCGGATCCATTCCCTGCGTGCGGAGGTCTCCGATCCAGCGGCTGCCCTGGAAACGGCCCGCGAGTTGGCCTTCGCCGATGCCCGTGCCAAGGCCGAGCACTTGTCGCTGCTGGCCGGGGCTCGGCTCGGGGCCGCGCTGAAGGTGCGCGAATCGGCCCACGAGCCGGCACTGCCGCTGCAGCGCGCCAAGGCCGTCGCCATGGCGGCGTCCTCGATGCCGGTGGTGGCAGGCAGGCGGGATCTTTCGGTGGCACTCGAGGTGACCTGGGAATTGCTGTCCGTCGGGCAGCCGGGGACCGGGGTTTAG
- a CDS encoding pyroglutamyl-peptidase I, which translates to MILLTGFEPFGGEHFNPSFAIARQAARILGGQGLQVRAAELPCVFATAPAVLDDLLEAHRPSVVISLGLAAGRTTMGLEKVAINHIDARIADNAGDQPIDRPVIIGAPAAYFSTLPLKAALQALREPAPGRDAIEVGISYSAGSFVCNQMFYSLMHRTTGVPGIHAGFIHVPWMDATHPGLEEMAKAVAAVALLALDNAAEPLLSAGTEY; encoded by the coding sequence GTGATCCTGCTGACCGGCTTCGAGCCGTTCGGGGGAGAGCACTTCAATCCGTCCTTCGCCATTGCCCGGCAGGCCGCGCGCATCTTGGGCGGGCAGGGACTTCAGGTGCGCGCCGCGGAACTTCCCTGCGTCTTTGCCACCGCACCGGCCGTGCTCGATGACCTGCTCGAGGCGCACCGGCCGAGCGTGGTGATCAGCCTGGGGCTGGCCGCAGGGCGAACGACCATGGGACTGGAAAAGGTCGCCATCAACCACATCGACGCCCGGATCGCGGACAACGCCGGGGACCAGCCCATCGACCGCCCGGTCATCATTGGTGCTCCGGCTGCCTACTTCTCCACCCTTCCGCTGAAGGCCGCGCTGCAGGCCTTGCGGGAACCGGCCCCCGGACGGGACGCCATCGAGGTGGGCATCTCGTATTCGGCCGGGAGCTTTGTCTGCAACCAGATGTTTTATTCGCTGATGCACCGCACCACCGGGGTGCCGGGCATCCATGCCGGCTTCATCCATGTTCCATGGATGGACGCCACGCACCCCGGCCTCGAAGAGATGGCCAAGGCGGTGGCCGCCGTGGCCCTATTGGCATTGGACAACGCGGCCGAACCGCTGCTCAGCGCCGGCACCGAGTACTAA
- a CDS encoding (deoxy)nucleoside triphosphate pyrophosphohydrolase, which produces MAYKQIVAAAILDSLSAPSKLLAARRTSPPMLAGLWEFPGGKLEPGENCEAGVRRELAEELGVQVVLGSEVFGPVPEGWVLNESAAMRVWFAEISDGTPDTLEDHDQLAWVDLDEAALATLDWIPADLPIVHAVLADTLAGATR; this is translated from the coding sequence ATGGCTTACAAGCAAATAGTCGCAGCCGCGATCCTGGATTCGCTCAGTGCCCCGAGCAAGCTGCTTGCCGCCCGGCGCACTTCCCCGCCGATGCTGGCGGGGTTGTGGGAATTTCCCGGCGGAAAGCTTGAACCGGGGGAGAACTGTGAAGCGGGGGTCCGGCGCGAACTGGCCGAGGAGCTTGGCGTTCAGGTGGTGCTGGGCAGCGAGGTGTTCGGGCCGGTTCCCGAGGGCTGGGTGCTGAACGAGAGCGCGGCGATGCGCGTGTGGTTCGCCGAGATCTCCGACGGAACCCCGGACACCCTTGAGGACCACGACCAGCTGGCCTGGGTCGACCTGGACGAGGCCGCCCTGGCGACCCTTGACTGGATCCCGGCGGACCTGCCGATCGTGCACGCGGTGCTCGCCGACACGCTGGCCGGAGCCACGCGGTGA
- a CDS encoding cation diffusion facilitator family transporter, whose amino-acid sequence MAASGGTKAVVAALAANLTIALFKFVAWAVTASSSMLAEAIHSVADSGNQVLLLVGGKKARKEADQEHPFGYGRERYVYSFIVSIVLFSVGGLFALYEAWQKFKDPHGIEGKWWWVPLAVLIGAIVAEAFSFRTAIKESNLVRGKQSWAKFVRTAKAPELPVILLEDLGALIGLVLALCGVSLTLLTGNGIFDAAGTACIGLLLVAIAIVLAVETKSLLLGESATAEHVNLIAAAITAEGARLIHLKTLHLGPEEILVAAKISVPVNATGAQIAAAIDSAEIRIRAAVEHKCVIYIEPDILVSTDAVPQTVAEQG is encoded by the coding sequence ATGGCAGCATCGGGCGGAACGAAAGCGGTGGTCGCCGCGTTGGCGGCCAACCTGACCATTGCGCTGTTCAAGTTTGTGGCCTGGGCCGTGACGGCCTCGTCCTCAATGCTCGCCGAAGCCATCCACTCGGTGGCCGACTCGGGCAACCAGGTCCTCCTGCTCGTTGGCGGGAAGAAGGCCCGGAAGGAGGCGGACCAGGAGCACCCCTTCGGCTACGGCCGGGAACGCTACGTCTACTCCTTCATCGTCTCCATCGTGCTCTTCAGCGTCGGCGGCCTGTTCGCCCTCTACGAGGCGTGGCAGAAATTCAAGGACCCGCACGGCATCGAAGGAAAATGGTGGTGGGTGCCTCTGGCGGTGCTGATCGGCGCGATCGTTGCCGAGGCTTTCTCCTTCCGCACCGCGATCAAGGAATCCAACCTGGTGCGCGGCAAGCAGTCCTGGGCCAAGTTCGTGCGTACCGCCAAGGCACCGGAACTGCCGGTGATCCTGCTCGAGGACCTCGGGGCGCTCATCGGCCTGGTCCTGGCGCTGTGCGGCGTCAGCCTCACCCTGCTGACCGGAAACGGGATCTTTGATGCCGCGGGCACCGCCTGCATCGGCCTGCTCCTGGTGGCCATCGCCATCGTGCTGGCGGTGGAGACCAAATCCCTGCTGCTGGGCGAATCGGCAACCGCCGAGCACGTGAACCTGATCGCGGCGGCCATCACGGCCGAGGGCGCGCGCCTGATCCACCTCAAGACCCTGCACCTGGGGCCGGAGGAAATCCTGGTTGCGGCCAAGATCTCCGTTCCCGTGAACGCCACCGGGGCGCAGATTGCCGCCGCGATCGATTCGGCCGAAATACGGATCCGCGCCGCGGTGGAGCATAAGTGCGTGATCTACATCGAACCTGACATCCTGGTCTCCACCGATGCGGTTCCCCAGACGGTTGCGGAGCAGGGTTAG
- a CDS encoding TrmH family RNA methyltransferase, which translates to MNLAGDNELTMTNVRAEKVREVARLATRTGRARSGEFLAEGPQAVREALRLHLENAEHGRAEVVRAVYATEDCLDKHPELEVMSNKAERVHTRLVNQEVLAAMADTVTPQGIVAVCIIPETSLQDVADTKPRLVAVLTRVQDPGNAGTIIRAADAAGADAVVLTSGSVDIYNPKSVRSTVGSIFHLPIITNADFGSTMAAFKGQGSTILAADGYGAADLDALQDASAARRAGSTEPAPEGQPVLEEPTVWIFGNEGQGLDETELAGADHRVAVPLYGIAESLNVGTAATMCLYASARAQRRG; encoded by the coding sequence ATGAATCTTGCCGGAGACAATGAATTGACCATGACCAACGTCCGTGCCGAAAAGGTTCGCGAAGTGGCCCGACTGGCCACCCGCACCGGGCGTGCCCGCAGCGGCGAGTTCCTGGCCGAGGGCCCGCAGGCCGTCCGCGAGGCCCTGCGCCTGCATCTTGAGAACGCCGAACATGGCCGGGCCGAGGTGGTCCGTGCTGTCTACGCAACCGAGGACTGCCTGGACAAGCACCCCGAACTCGAGGTCATGTCGAACAAGGCCGAGCGCGTGCACACACGCTTGGTCAACCAGGAAGTCCTGGCGGCAATGGCCGACACCGTGACCCCGCAGGGCATCGTGGCCGTGTGCATCATCCCCGAAACCAGCCTGCAGGACGTGGCCGACACCAAGCCGCGCCTGGTGGCGGTGCTGACCCGCGTGCAGGACCCGGGCAACGCGGGAACCATCATCCGCGCCGCTGACGCCGCCGGCGCCGATGCCGTGGTGCTCACCAGTGGCAGCGTGGACATCTACAACCCCAAGTCCGTGCGCTCCACCGTCGGTTCCATCTTCCACCTGCCGATCATCACCAACGCCGATTTCGGGTCAACCATGGCCGCCTTCAAGGGCCAGGGCTCCACCATCCTCGCCGCCGACGGGTACGGGGCAGCGGACCTGGACGCCCTCCAGGACGCTAGCGCCGCACGTCGGGCCGGCAGCACCGAACCGGCCCCGGAGGGCCAGCCGGTGCTGGAGGAACCCACCGTGTGGATCTTCGGCAACGAGGGCCAGGGACTGGACGAGACCGAACTGGCCGGAGCGGACCACCGCGTGGCGGTGCCGCTGTACGGGATCGCCGAATCGCTGAACGTGGGAACGGCCGCCACCATGTGCCTGTACGCCTCCGCGCGCGCCCAGCGCCGCGGCTGA